A genomic segment from Paenibacillus sp. FSL K6-1096 encodes:
- a CDS encoding signal peptidase I: MRIRKIASTAVSALILLIFLVLITAVIISKASGGEPSFFGYQIKTVLSGSMEPGIKTGSIVAIKPGGDMTRFQKGDVITFLNPDNLLITHRIVAAELNSALGEASYTTKGDNNDAADTAAVSSKNVVGQYTGVTVPYVGYAMNFAVSRAGSVVLMIVPGLLLLIYALYTSWKAVAAIEAKPKTPPAAGGPDELPELMP, translated from the coding sequence ATGCGTATCCGCAAGATAGCCAGCACGGCGGTTTCTGCACTGATCCTATTGATTTTCCTGGTGCTTATCACCGCAGTAATCATCTCCAAAGCCTCGGGCGGCGAGCCCTCCTTCTTCGGCTACCAGATCAAAACCGTCTTATCCGGCTCCATGGAGCCTGGCATCAAGACCGGTTCCATTGTAGCGATCAAGCCGGGAGGGGACATGACCCGCTTCCAGAAGGGCGATGTCATCACTTTTCTGAACCCCGACAATCTCCTGATTACCCACCGCATCGTCGCTGCCGAGCTTAACAGCGCGCTGGGGGAAGCCAGCTATACCACCAAGGGCGACAATAACGATGCCGCCGATACCGCAGCAGTCAGCTCGAAGAATGTGGTAGGCCAATATACCGGCGTGACCGTCCCCTATGTGGGGTATGCCATGAATTTCGCGGTGTCCAGAGCCGGAAGCGTGGTGCTGATGATTGTTCCGGGACTGCTGCTGCTGATCTATGCGCTGTACACCTCCTGGAAGGCCGTTGCTGCCATTGAAGCCAAGCCCAAGACTCCACCCGCAGCAGGCGGGCCGGATGAGCTGCCGGAGCTGATGCCATAA